A genome region from Salvia splendens isolate huo1 chromosome 19, SspV2, whole genome shotgun sequence includes the following:
- the LOC121779997 gene encoding serine/threonine protein phosphatase 2A 55 kDa regulatory subunit B beta isoform-like isoform X2, producing the protein MHGGDGREVASAAAGPPTPLEWKFSQVFGERAAGEEVQEVDIISVIEFDKSGNHLATGDRGGRVVLFERTDAKEHGGNPRDLERMDQVSRHPEFRYKTEFQSHEPEFDYLKSLEIEEKINKIRWCQTANGAVFLLSTNDKTIKYWKVQEKKVKKISEIKVDSGKAAGNGGIASSSNSSKSKQFSANGGYSDRSYNPLSKELSFPPGGLPSLRLPVVTSGETSLVARCRRVYAHAHDYHINSISNNSDGETFISADDLRINLWNLEISNQSFNIVDVKPTNMEDLTEVITSAEFHPTHCNTLAYSSSKGSIRLIDLRQSALCDSHSKIFEEQEAPGSRSFFTEIIASISDVKFARDGRYLLSRDYMSLKLWDVNMDSGPVATFQVHEYLRPKLCDLYENDSIFDKFECCLSGDGLRVATGSYSNLFRIFGCAPGSTEATTLEASKNPMRRQIQTPARPSRSLTSSISRVVRRGAESPGPDANGNSFDFTTKLLHLAWHPSENSIACAAANSLYMYYA; encoded by the exons ATGCACGGTGGTGACGGTAGAGAGGTGGCATCAGCTGCCGCCGGTCCACCTACGCCGCTGGAATGGAAATTTTCTCAGGTCTTTGGCGAGCGAGCGGCTGGCGAAGAAGTACAAGAAg TGGATATCATCTCTGTCATCGAGTTTGATAAAAGTGGCAACCATCTGGCTACTGGTGATCGCGGTGGAAGGGTGGTTTTATTTGAAAGGACCGATGCAAAAGAG CACGGTGGAAATCCAAGAGATTTAGAGAGGATGGACCAAGTCTCACGACACCCGGAGTTTCGTTACAAAACTGAATTTCAGAGTCACGAACCTGag TTTGACTATCTCAAGAGTTTGGAGATTGAGGAGAAAATCAACAAGATCAGATGGTGCCAGACAGCCAATGGTGCTGTCTTTCTCCTGTCAACTAATGACAAAACCATTAAGTATTGGAAG GTCCAAGAGAAGAAGGTGAAGAAAATTTCTGAAATAAAAGTTGACTCGGGTAAAGCTGCTGGAAACGGTGGTATTGCAAGTTCTAGCAACTCTTCTAAATCCAAACAGTTTTCTGCTAATGGAGGCTATTCAGATCGTTCTTACAATCCTTTGAGCAAAGAATTGTCCTTTCCTCCTGGGGGACTCCCCTCTCTACGATTACCAGTG GTCACAAGCGGTGAGACCAGTCTTGTTGCAAGATGCAGGAGAGTATATGCTCATGCACATGATTACCATATCAATTCTATCTCAAATAACAG TGATGGTGAAACATTTATATCAGCTGATGATCTCCGAATAAATCTTTGGAACTTGGAAATAAGCAATCAAAGTTTCAATATAGTTGATGTGAAACCAACAAATATGGAGGATCTGACTG AGGTAATAACGTCAGCAGAATTTCATCCTACTCACTGCAACACGTTAGCATATAGTAGTTCAAAAGGATCTATTCGTCTTATTGATTTGCGACAATCTGCACTGTGCGACTCACATTCTAAAAT ATTTGAGGAGCAGGAGGCACCGGGTTCAAGATCATTTTTCACTGAGATTATTGCTTCAATTTCAGATGTTAAGTTTGCGAGGGATGGCAGATATTTACTGAGTCGTGACTACATGTCCCTTAAG TTATGGGATGTTAACATGGATTCTGGTCCAGTGGCAACTTTCCAGGTTCACGAGTATTTAAGACCAAAG CTCTGTGACTTGTACGAAAACGATTCCATTTTTGATAAATTCGAATGCTGCCTGAGTGGTGATGGTCTTCGAGTGGCTACTGGTTCATATAG CAATCTATTTCGTATATTTGGCTGTGCTCCTGGAAGCACTGAGGCAACTACTCTAGAAGCAAGCAAAAACCCAATGAG AAGGCAGATCCAAACCCCTGCTCGGCCTTCCAGATCTCTGACCAGTAGCATCAGCCGTGTCGTGAGGCGAG GTGCTGAAAGTCCAGGACCTGATGCCAATGGGAACTCATTTGATTTCACTACTAAGCTGCTCCACCTAGCCTGGCACCCATCAGAAAACTCGATTGCTTGTGCCGCCGCAAATAGCCTGTACATGTACTATGCATAA
- the LOC121779997 gene encoding serine/threonine protein phosphatase 2A 55 kDa regulatory subunit B beta isoform-like isoform X1 yields the protein MHGGDGREVASAAAGPPTPLEWKFSQVFGERAAGEEVQEVDIISVIEFDKSGNHLATGDRGGRVVLFERTDAKEHGGNPRDLERMDQVSRHPEFRYKTEFQSHEPEFDYLKSLEIEEKINKIRWCQTANGAVFLLSTNDKTIKYWKVQEKKVKKISEIKVDSGKAAGNGGIASSSNSSKSKQFSANGGYSDRSYNPLSKELSFPPGGLPSLRLPVVVTSGETSLVARCRRVYAHAHDYHINSISNNSDGETFISADDLRINLWNLEISNQSFNIVDVKPTNMEDLTEVITSAEFHPTHCNTLAYSSSKGSIRLIDLRQSALCDSHSKIFEEQEAPGSRSFFTEIIASISDVKFARDGRYLLSRDYMSLKLWDVNMDSGPVATFQVHEYLRPKLCDLYENDSIFDKFECCLSGDGLRVATGSYSNLFRIFGCAPGSTEATTLEASKNPMRRQIQTPARPSRSLTSSISRVVRRGAESPGPDANGNSFDFTTKLLHLAWHPSENSIACAAANSLYMYYA from the exons ATGCACGGTGGTGACGGTAGAGAGGTGGCATCAGCTGCCGCCGGTCCACCTACGCCGCTGGAATGGAAATTTTCTCAGGTCTTTGGCGAGCGAGCGGCTGGCGAAGAAGTACAAGAAg TGGATATCATCTCTGTCATCGAGTTTGATAAAAGTGGCAACCATCTGGCTACTGGTGATCGCGGTGGAAGGGTGGTTTTATTTGAAAGGACCGATGCAAAAGAG CACGGTGGAAATCCAAGAGATTTAGAGAGGATGGACCAAGTCTCACGACACCCGGAGTTTCGTTACAAAACTGAATTTCAGAGTCACGAACCTGag TTTGACTATCTCAAGAGTTTGGAGATTGAGGAGAAAATCAACAAGATCAGATGGTGCCAGACAGCCAATGGTGCTGTCTTTCTCCTGTCAACTAATGACAAAACCATTAAGTATTGGAAG GTCCAAGAGAAGAAGGTGAAGAAAATTTCTGAAATAAAAGTTGACTCGGGTAAAGCTGCTGGAAACGGTGGTATTGCAAGTTCTAGCAACTCTTCTAAATCCAAACAGTTTTCTGCTAATGGAGGCTATTCAGATCGTTCTTACAATCCTTTGAGCAAAGAATTGTCCTTTCCTCCTGGGGGACTCCCCTCTCTACGATTACCAGTGGTA GTCACAAGCGGTGAGACCAGTCTTGTTGCAAGATGCAGGAGAGTATATGCTCATGCACATGATTACCATATCAATTCTATCTCAAATAACAG TGATGGTGAAACATTTATATCAGCTGATGATCTCCGAATAAATCTTTGGAACTTGGAAATAAGCAATCAAAGTTTCAATATAGTTGATGTGAAACCAACAAATATGGAGGATCTGACTG AGGTAATAACGTCAGCAGAATTTCATCCTACTCACTGCAACACGTTAGCATATAGTAGTTCAAAAGGATCTATTCGTCTTATTGATTTGCGACAATCTGCACTGTGCGACTCACATTCTAAAAT ATTTGAGGAGCAGGAGGCACCGGGTTCAAGATCATTTTTCACTGAGATTATTGCTTCAATTTCAGATGTTAAGTTTGCGAGGGATGGCAGATATTTACTGAGTCGTGACTACATGTCCCTTAAG TTATGGGATGTTAACATGGATTCTGGTCCAGTGGCAACTTTCCAGGTTCACGAGTATTTAAGACCAAAG CTCTGTGACTTGTACGAAAACGATTCCATTTTTGATAAATTCGAATGCTGCCTGAGTGGTGATGGTCTTCGAGTGGCTACTGGTTCATATAG CAATCTATTTCGTATATTTGGCTGTGCTCCTGGAAGCACTGAGGCAACTACTCTAGAAGCAAGCAAAAACCCAATGAG AAGGCAGATCCAAACCCCTGCTCGGCCTTCCAGATCTCTGACCAGTAGCATCAGCCGTGTCGTGAGGCGAG GTGCTGAAAGTCCAGGACCTGATGCCAATGGGAACTCATTTGATTTCACTACTAAGCTGCTCCACCTAGCCTGGCACCCATCAGAAAACTCGATTGCTTGTGCCGCCGCAAATAGCCTGTACATGTACTATGCATAA
- the LOC121779463 gene encoding dof zinc finger protein DOF1.7-like produces MQNPYTQLQSQPPQPQFPEQEQLKCPRCDSPNTKFCYYNNYNLSQPRHFCRSCKRYWTKGGTLRNIPVGGGSRKTSKRSSSEKSSETTSKRHAVAAPQPPPLRDGKSSDQDKAGEVFDTLPLSGENFTGPFDTLGFNSLMGSGVDHFDGLLDPNGPAHFDETGPSPDADPGLDLSGGGDGDGDGDGDEFLNLQGGGGGGDWPDLAIYTPSSNFQ; encoded by the coding sequence ATGCAAAATCCGTATACACAGCTTCAATCGCAACCGCCGCAGCCCCAATTCCCGGAGCAGGAGCAGCTGAAATGCCCCCGCTGCGACTCCCCCAACACCAAATTCTGCTACTACAACAACTACAACCTCTCCCAGCCCCGCCATTTTTGCCGCAGCTGCAAGCGCTACTGGACCAAAGGCGGCACCTTGCGGAACATCCCCGTCGGCGGCGGCTCCCGCAAGACCTCCAAGCGGAGCTCCTCCGAAAAATCCTCCGAAACCACCTCCAAACGCCACGCCGTAGCCGCACCCCAGCCGCCGCCGCTCAGAGACGGAAAAAGCAGCGATCAGGACAAGGCCGGCGAGGTGTTCGACACATTGCCGCTGAGTGGAGAGAATTTCACTGGGCCGTTTGATACCTTGGGCTTCAACTCCTTGATGGGCTCAGGTGTGGACCACTTCGACGGTTTGCTGGACCCTAATGGGCCGGCCCATTTCGATGAAACGGGTCCAAGCCCAGATGCGGATCCGGGTTTGGACCTTTCCGGAGgcggtgatggtgatggtgatggtgatggggATGAATTCTTGAATTTGcagggcggcggcggcggcggagattGGCCGGATCTTGCGATTTACACACCTAGCTCGAATTTTCAGTAG